ATGAAGGCTATCGGGCTCGACAGCCAGCTCAATGCGAAATGGGCGCGTGTCCGCGGACGGCTGCGTTCGGAATATGGCGAGCAGGCCTATCGCAGCTGGTTGAAGCCCTTGACCCTGGTCGGCCACACCAATGGCGAGTTCCGCATCGCGGTGCCGACCCGCTTCATCCGCGACTGGGTGATGCAGCATTATTCCGACCGCCTGCGCCAGCTCCTGGCCGGCGAGGTCAATGAGTTTCGCGCGGTCGAGATCGTGGTCGACAGCGCCCGCGCCCCGGTCGATGCCGAGGCGAACCAGCCGATCTATGTCCAGGCGCCGCCCGCGGCCGTGGCCGAGCTGCCCTCGCCGGGCCCGGGTGCGGACGATGTGAGCGCGCCCCTCGATCCGCGCTTCACCTTCGAGAATTTCGTCGTCGGCAAGTCGAACGAGCTGGCCTATGCCGCCGCCCGGCGCGTCGCCGAGAGCAAGACCGTGCCCTTCAACCCGCTCTTCCTCTATGGCGGGGTCGGGCTCGGCAAGACCCATCTGATGCATGCCATCGCCTGGCACATCAAGAAGGCCCAGCCTGAGCGGCGGGTGATCTATCTCTCGGCCGAGAAGTTCATGTATCAGTTCATCCGGGCGCTCCGGCACAAGAACACCATGGCCTTCAAGGAGCAGTTCCGCTCGGTCGATGTGCTGATGATCGACGACGTCCAGTTCATCAGCGGCAAGGACTCCACCCAGGAGGAGTTCTTCCATACCTTCAACGCGCTGGTGGACCAGAACCGCCAGGTCGTGATCTCCGCCGACAAGTCGCCGTCGGACCTCGAGGGCCTCGAGGAGCGGATGCGCTCGCGCCTCGGCTGGGGGCTGGTGGCCGACATCCATCCGACCACCTACGAGCTCCGGCTCGGCATCCTGCAGAACAAGGGCGAGCAGCTGGGCGCCGAGATTCCGCCCAAGGTGCTGGAGTTCCTTGCCCACAAGATCCTTTCGAACGTGCGCGAGCTCGAGGGCGCCCTCAACCGCATCGTCGCCCATGCGACCTTGGTCGGCCGCCCGGTCACGCTCGAGACCACCCAGGAAGTGCTGCATGATCTCCTGCGCGCCAACGACCGGCGCGTCACGATCGAGGAGATCCAGCGCAAGGTGGCCGAGCATTTCAACATCAAGATCTCGGAGATGCAGTCGGCCCGGCGCGCGCGCGCCGTGGCGCGGCCGCGCCAGGTCGCGATGTATCTCGCCAAGCAGCTGACCTCGCGCTCGCTGCCGGAGATCGGCCGCAAGTTCGGCGGGCGCGACCACACCACGGTCATGCACGCGGTACGCAAGGTCGAGGAGCTGCGCTCGACCGACAGCTCCTTCTCCGAGGACGTCGACCTGCTGCGTCGGATGCTCGAAGCCTGAGCGCGCGCCGGTGCCCGCCTGGGTGCCGGCTCGACATTCCCGTTTTGCGCGACTCGGAAGCCCGGAAACGGTCCCCGTCGCGGGTGTTTTCGGCGCTCGGCGGGCTGTCGCTACGGGCAGCTTCCAAGGCACCCCCGGGAGGCCCTGATATCAGGGGCTTTTTCGGCCTCTCCCGGGCCGTGGGAGAATCGGGAAATCGCTTCCCAAAACAAGGGCTTGTGATAGTATAACCAACCGTCCTGCCGCGCCGGCGGCGAGGCCCGGCCCGGGCACATTTGGCCCGATGGCGCCGGCCCGCCCCGAAGCCTCATTTCCGGCCGCTGCCGGACGGTCTTGAAGAAGACGGCGCAAACGGAAATCCCAAGAAACAAACCATGAAACTGACCATCGAACGTGGTGCCCTTCTCCGGTCCCTCGGCCACGTGCAGAGCGTCGTCGAACGGCGCAACACCATCCCGATCCTCTCGAACATTCTGATCGAGGGCGCGAAGGACGCGTTGCATGTGACCGCGACCGACATGGATCTCAGCATCGTCGAGCGCACCGCGGCTTCGGTGGGCCAGGCGGGCGCCACCACGGTGCCGGCCCATACGCTCTACGACATCGTCCGCAAGCTGCCCGAAGGGGCGCAGGTCGAGATCGACGGGTCGAGCGATGCGGGCCAGCTGGCCCTGCGCGCGGGCCGCGCCCGCTTCTCGCTCGCGACCCTGCCGCGCGAGGATTATCCCGCGGTCAATGTCGGCGAGCTGCCGCACCGCTTCCATATTCCGGCCGAGGAGATGCGCACCCTCATCGATCGCACCAGCTTCGCGATCTCGACCGAGGAGACGCGCTACTACCTCAACGGCATCTATGTGCACGCCCATACGCAGGGCAAGACCAAGTCCTTGCGCGCCGTTGCAACCGACGGTCACCGCCTGGCGCGGGTCGAGCTTGGCCTGCCGCAGGGAGCGGGCGAGATGCCGGGCGTCATCGTGCCGCGCAAGGCCGTGGCCGAACTGCGCAAGCTGATCGAGGAGCTCGACGGTGCCATCGAGGTGGCGCTCTCCGACACGCGCATCAGCTTCGCCTTCGCCGATGTGCTCCTGACCTCGAAGCTGATCGACGGCAGCTTCCCCGACTATCACCGCGTGATTCCAACCGGCAACGACAAGATGCTCACGGTCGACCGCAAGAGCTTCATGGAGGCGGTCGATCTGGTCGCCACCATCTCGAGCGAGAAATCGCGCGCGGTGAAGCTGGCGCTCAAGGAAGGCCATCTGACGCTGTCGGCCTCGAGCCCGGAGAACGGCACCGCGACCGAGGAGCTCGAGGCGGCCTATGAGGGCCAGCCGATCGAGATCGGCTTCAATTCGCGCTATCTGATCGACATCCTGCGCCAGATCCAGGGCGACAACGCCGAGATCGCGCTGGCCGATGCGGCCTCGCCCACGCTCATGAAGGATCCGGCCAACGGCACGGCGCTCTATGTGCTGATGCCGATGCGCGTCTGAGTGAGCGTTCCACGAGGCAACGAACCCTGACTGCACTGGCTAAAACCGATCCGACCGTCGTCGCAGGGCCGCTCACGGCCCGACCGGTGGCGGCGCATCTGACGCGCATCGCGCTGGCCGAGTTCCGCTGCTATCGCGAGGTCGTGCTCGAGATCGACGCGCGGCCGGTGGTGCTGGCGGGCCCCAACGGCGCCGGCAAGACCAACCTGCTCGAGGCGATCTCGTTCCTGGCGCCGGGCCGGGGCCTGCGCCGCGCGAAACTGACCGAGATCGAACGCCGTCCGGTGGACGAGCCCGCGAGGACCGCAAGCACTGCCTGGGCCGTGGCGGCGCGGCTGATGAGCGGGGCGGGCCCCGAGACCGAGATCGGCACCGGCCGCGATCCGGCAGCAGCCGAGGGCGTTTCCGAGCGCCGGGTGGTGAAGATCGACGGCGCCTTCCAGAAGAGCCAGAGCGCTCTGGCCGAGCGGCTGGCGCTGGTCTGGCTGACGCCGCAGATGGATCGCCTGTTCCTCGACGGCGCCGGCGACCGAAGGCGCTTCCTCGACCGGCTGGTCTATGGCTTCGATCCGGCCCATGCCAGCCGCGTCTCGGCCTATGAGCAGGCAATGCGCGAGCGCGCGCGGCTGCTGACGAACGGCGCCTGGTCCGGACAGGGCGCCTGGCTCGACGGGCTCGAGGCGCAGATGGCCGAGCTCGGCGTCGCGGTGGCGGCGGCCCGGCGCGATCTGGTGGCGCGGCTGCGTGCGGCGGCGGCCGATGGCTTCGGTCCCTTCCCCGGTGCCGCCCTGGCGCTCATGGGCATCGTCGATGACGCGCTGGCGGCCATGCCCGCGCTCGCGGCCGAGGACAGCCTCAAGGCGCGCCTCGCCGAGACGCGCGGCCTCGATGCGCAGAGCGGCGGGGCCTCGGTGGGCCCGCATAAGAGCGATCTCGCCGTGACCCATCTCGGCCGCGGCCGGCGTGCGGCCGACTGCTCGACCGGCGAACAGAAGGCGCTGCTGCTGGCGATCGTGCTGGCCTATGCGCGGGCGCTGACCGAGGCGCGCGGCCATGCGCCGCTGATCCTGCTCGACGAGGTCGCGGCCCATCTCGACCGGGCCCGCCGGCGGGCCCTGTTCGAGGCGATCCTGGCGACCGGCGCGCAGGCCTGGCTCACCGGCACCGATCTCGAAACCTTTGCCGAGCTGGGCGATGCCGCCCGGTTCGTCGCGGTCGAGGAGGGGCGTCTGCGACCCCTCGCGAGTGCGAGCCCGATGTGACGTGACCAACCCCTGAGAGACGGGGCGCGCCCGTATCCCGAGGCTCCCGCGCCCGCTCGACCACTGAGTTCGATGTGAAAGATACGAAGATCATGACCCCAGAAGCCCAGAAGATCACCAACCCCAGCCCCGAGATCCCGACGGCCGCCTATGACGCGGACTCGATCAAGGTGCTGAAGGGGCTCGATGCCGTGCGCAAGCGGCCGGGCATGTATATCGGCGACACCGACGACGGCTCGGGCCTGCACCACATGGTCTATGAGGTCGTGGACAACGCCATCGACGAGGCGCTGGCCGGCTATTGCGATCAGATCTTCGTCAAGCTCAACGGCAACGGCTCGGTCACGGTCTCGGACAATGGCCGCGGCATCCCCGTCGACATCCATAAGGAAGAGGGCGTCTCGGCGGCCGAGGTCATCATGACCCAGCTCCATGCCGGCGGAAAGTTCGACCAGAACTCCTACAAGGTCTCGGGCGGCCTGCATGGCGTCGGCGTGTCGGTCGTGAACGCGCTCTCCTCGATCCTCGACCTGCGGATCTGGCGCGACGGCAAGGAATATTCCATGCGCTTCCGCGACGGCGATCCGGAGGCGCCGCTGGCGGTCGTCGGCGAGGCCAAGGGCAAGCGCGGCACCGAGATCACCTTCACGCCCTCGACCGCGACCTTCACCAAGACCGAGTTCGACATCGCCACGCTCGAGCATCGCCTGCGCGAGCTGGCTTTCCTCAATTCCGGCGTGCGCCTGACCCTGGTCGATGCGCGCGGCGTCGAGCCCAAGACGGTCGAGCTCCATTATGAGGGCGGCATCGAGGCCTTCGTGCATTATCTCGACCGCAGCAAGACGGCGCTCCATACGCCCGCGATCGTCATGAAGGGCGAGCGCGAGGGCATCGTGGTCGAGGCAGCCATGGAATGGACCGACAGCTACCACGAGACCATGCTCTGCTTCACCAACAACATCCCGCAGCGCGACGGCGGCACGCATCTCGCGGGCTTCCGCGGCGCGCTGACGCGCCAGATCAACCAGTATGCGGGCGACAGCGGCATCGCCAAGAAGGAGAAGGTGGCGCTGACGGGCGAGGATGCGCGCGAGGGCCTGACCTGCGTGCTCTCGGTCAAGGTGCCCGATCCGAAGTTCTCGTCGCAGACCAAGGACAAGCTGGTCTCCTCCGAGGTCCGGCCGGTGGTCGAGAACGTCATCAACGAGAAGCTGAACCAGTGGTTCGAGGAGCATCCGGGCGAGGCCAAGCGCATCGTCGCCAAGGTGGTCGAGGCCGCGGCCGCGCGCGAAGCGGCGCGCAAGGCCCGCGAGCTGACGCGGCGCAAGGGCGCACTCGACATGGCCTCGCTGCCGGGCAAGCTCGCCGACTGCCAGGAGCGCGATCCGGCGCTGGCCGAGCTCTTCATCGTCGAGGGCGATTCGGCCGGCGGCTCGGCCAAGCAGGGCCGCAACCGGAAGAACCAGGCGATTCTGCCCCTGCGCGGCAAGATCCTCAATGTCGAGCGCGCGCGCTTCGACAAGATGCTGGGCTCGCAGGAGATCGGCACCCTGATCGCGGCGCTCGGCACCGGCATCGGCACCGAGGAGTTCGACCTCTCCAAGATCCGCTACCACAAGATCATCATCATGACCGACGCGGATGTGGACGGCTCGCATATCCGCACGCTGCTCCTGACCTTCTTCTATCGGCAGATGCCGGAGCTGGTGGAGAAGGGCTATCTCTACATCGCCCAGCCGCCGCTCTACCGCGCCAAGCGCGGCAACTCGCAGCGCTATCTCAAGGACGACCGCGAGCTCGAGGCCTATCTGATCGATGGCGGGCTCGACGGCGCGATCCTCAAGCTCGCCGACGGCAGCCAGGTGGCGGGCACGGATCTGCGCGAGCGGGTCGAGCGCGCTAGCGTCGGGCGCAACCTGATGCAGCCGCTGATCCGCAAGGTGGGCAGCAGTGCGGTGGTGGAGCAGGCGGCGATCGTCGGCGCCCTCAACCCGCAGCTCATTCCCGACCAGGCGATGGCGGCCGCGGCCGCCACGGCGATCGCGCACCGGCTCGACGGGCTCTCGCCCGTGACCGAGCGCGGCTGGGTCGGCAAGGCCGAGACCGATGGCGGCTTGTCCTTCACGCGGCGCCTGCGCGGCGTCACCGAATATTTCCTGATCGACGGCCCGTTGATCCGCAGCGCCGAGGCCCATCGCCTCGACACCATGGCGGCCGAGTTCCAGGCGAGCTTCACCAAGCCCGCCATCCTGGTCGCCAAGGACAAGGAGACGCCGATCGCGGGTCCGATCGAGCTGATCGAGGCAATCATGGAGCTCGGCAAGCGCAACGTCGCGATCCAGCGCTACAAAGGGCTGGGCGAGATGAACCCGGAGCAGCTCTGGGAAACCACGCTCGATCCCAACAGCCGCGCCATGCTGCAGGTCCGCGTCAGCCATGTCGACGAGGCCGAGGAGGTGTTCTCGACCCTGATGGGCGACCTGGTCGAGCCGCGCCGCGACTTCATCCAGCAGAACGCGCTGTCGGTGGCGAACCTGGACGTCTAAAAATTAGATGACGTCTAACTCTTAGATTCTGTGCGGCGCTATCCGCACATCAAGTGGGGTTATTGCGCAGGATCGGCTCCGGTTCGACCGCGTTAACCTTCCCCTCGAAAGCGGGCGGCCGACGCGCACCGTTTTCCTTGATCGGCGACAGCAACCGATCATGGGCGTATCTTCCCAGCATCGGCTCCATGCTTGTCAGGAGCCATCGGGAAGCAGGCCCATGCCTTCCGCTTCATCTCCATGGGCGCCGGCAACGGCGCTGGCCTTTCTTCTGGGTGCCTTCAGCCCCGCCGCCGCGCAACAGCCGGCGGCCTATGGTTGCGACCGGCCGATTCATCTCGCCTATGCGGAATTCGGCCTGCTCTACCATGCGGGCATCGGCATCGATCCCGACCTGATCGAGGAACTGGGACAGCGGACCGGATGCCGGTTCGAAACCGAGGTCAAGCCGCGCGACCAGACCTATCAGGGGCTCGAGGCCGGCACCGTCGACATGACCAACAGCGGCATCCGGACCGAGGCAAGACGCGAGTTCGCCTACTTCATTCCCTATCTCGGCTGGAAGAACGCGGTGGTCACCACACCCGGGATCGCCGCGATTGCCACGTCCTTCGACGCGATCGTGACCCACGCCGACTGGCGCATCGGTGTGGTCAGAGGCTATGTCAACGGCCCCTACTACGATTTCCGCCTGCGGATCGCGGCTGCCGAAGGGCGGGTGATTTCCTATCCGGATCAGGAAGCGGTCTACGGCGCCCTCAAGCGGGGCGAGGTCCAGGCAATCGTTTCGTCCGCCCTCAACTACGATTTCTTCATGGCGAGTCCCGCCGACCGGGGGACGTTCGTCCTGGAGGCGTTCGATTCAGCGCCCGTCCTCCAATACAACATGATCTTCAGTGTGAAACGCTTCACCGTCGCCCAGATCGATGCCTGGTGCCGGCTCTTCGAGCAGATGCGGCTCGACGGCACGCTGGCGCGCATCTATCGCAAATGGTTGTCCGCCGAAGACACCGAGGACATTCTTCAGTAGCCGCATCCAACCCGCAAAGGAATGGTGCCATGGCCGAGGCCTCCATCGTCGCGCGTCCGGCGCCGCCGAGCAGGCGCTTTCTCTGGCCGCTTCAGGCCGCTTCCACTCTCGGTGTCGTTGCTCTTCTCTTGCTGGTCGTTTCGGTGCTGAGTTGGCAGTCCTACCGCTCGTCCCAGGAAGCGCTGATCAGCGCTTCCGACGACACCGTCAGCTATATTCAAGATGCGATCGACGGGAAGTTGAGGCGCCTTCTCGACCCGGCACGCGTGCAGCTCGGCTTTCTGATCCGCGGCGAACTCTCCGAGGCCACCACCTTGCCGGACCGGCTGCGGCAGGTTCCGCTGATGGCAGATGCGCTGAAGCAAAATGAACTCGTCGAGTCGATCTACATCGGCTATCCGGACGGCGAATTCGTCCTGTTCCGGCTGCTGGGCGACAACCGGCTTCTGCGATCCCAGTTCCAGGCGCCCCCGCAGGCCGTTCTCGTCGTGCAGTCCATTACGCCGGGCGCCGACGGGACCATGATCGGCGAGTACCACTTTTTCGACGCCAACAACGCCCTCATCGGCACCCGCACGGATCCAGATTATCGCTACGACCCGCGCACGCGCCGTTGGTACCTTGCGGCGATCGACGCGCCGGGCCCCATCCTCACCGATCCCTATCTCTTCTTCACCAACCGCAAGATCGGCATCACGCTGGCGCAACGAACGGTCGATGGCGGCGGGGTCATCGGTCTCGATCTCCGCGTTCGGGAGCTGGCGGCGGAGATTCAGGACATTCGCGTCACCCCCTCGACCGAGATGGCCCTGGTCAACGACCGCCGGCAGGTGGTCGCCTATAATCGCGGGATGGATCGCGCGATATTCCAGGATCGTCAGGGCCAGCAGGATCTGGCGACCATCGACGAGCTGAATGTCCCTCCCCTGACGGCGGCGGCCAAGCTCGCCTTCGGCGACAGCCTGGTGCGGCGCGAAACCGCCAAGATCGACGGAAGGAAATGGCAGATCATCGTCTCGAAGATCGAAATCGCCGCCGATCGCAAGCTCGAACTCCTCATCGCGATCCCCAACGACGAGTTCTTTGCGACGGCAAGAAGCCTGGTGCTGCAGCAATTCCTCATCGTCGGCCTCATCATGCTGCTGGCGATTCCGGCGGCCTGGGGCATGACGCGGCTCGCGTCCATGCCCTTGCGCCGCTTGGCCGGCGAGACCCGGCGCATCGAAGCCCTGGACTTCAGTTCGGAAGAGAGGGTCCGGAGCCGGTTCCGCGAGATCGACAATCTGGGCCGTGGCCTCAACGGGATGAAACTCACGATCCGCAAGTTCCTCAATATCGGCCGCGCGCTCGCGGCCGAGCAGGAGTTCAAGCCGCTTCTCGACCGGCTGCTGCTCGAGACCATCGACCTCGTCAAGTGCGATGGCGGCATCATCT
The nucleotide sequence above comes from Hypericibacter terrae. Encoded proteins:
- the dnaA gene encoding chromosomal replication initiator protein DnaA, with the translated sequence MKAIGLDSQLNAKWARVRGRLRSEYGEQAYRSWLKPLTLVGHTNGEFRIAVPTRFIRDWVMQHYSDRLRQLLAGEVNEFRAVEIVVDSARAPVDAEANQPIYVQAPPAAVAELPSPGPGADDVSAPLDPRFTFENFVVGKSNELAYAAARRVAESKTVPFNPLFLYGGVGLGKTHLMHAIAWHIKKAQPERRVIYLSAEKFMYQFIRALRHKNTMAFKEQFRSVDVLMIDDVQFISGKDSTQEEFFHTFNALVDQNRQVVISADKSPSDLEGLEERMRSRLGWGLVADIHPTTYELRLGILQNKGEQLGAEIPPKVLEFLAHKILSNVRELEGALNRIVAHATLVGRPVTLETTQEVLHDLLRANDRRVTIEEIQRKVAEHFNIKISEMQSARRARAVARPRQVAMYLAKQLTSRSLPEIGRKFGGRDHTTVMHAVRKVEELRSTDSSFSEDVDLLRRMLEA
- the dnaN gene encoding DNA polymerase III subunit beta, producing the protein MKLTIERGALLRSLGHVQSVVERRNTIPILSNILIEGAKDALHVTATDMDLSIVERTAASVGQAGATTVPAHTLYDIVRKLPEGAQVEIDGSSDAGQLALRAGRARFSLATLPREDYPAVNVGELPHRFHIPAEEMRTLIDRTSFAISTEETRYYLNGIYVHAHTQGKTKSLRAVATDGHRLARVELGLPQGAGEMPGVIVPRKAVAELRKLIEELDGAIEVALSDTRISFAFADVLLTSKLIDGSFPDYHRVIPTGNDKMLTVDRKSFMEAVDLVATISSEKSRAVKLALKEGHLTLSASSPENGTATEELEAAYEGQPIEIGFNSRYLIDILRQIQGDNAEIALADAASPTLMKDPANGTALYVLMPMRV
- the recF gene encoding DNA replication/repair protein RecF (All proteins in this family for which functions are known are DNA-binding proteins that assist the filamentation of RecA onto DNA for the initiation of recombination or recombinational repair.) yields the protein MAAHLTRIALAEFRCYREVVLEIDARPVVLAGPNGAGKTNLLEAISFLAPGRGLRRAKLTEIERRPVDEPARTASTAWAVAARLMSGAGPETEIGTGRDPAAAEGVSERRVVKIDGAFQKSQSALAERLALVWLTPQMDRLFLDGAGDRRRFLDRLVYGFDPAHASRVSAYEQAMRERARLLTNGAWSGQGAWLDGLEAQMAELGVAVAAARRDLVARLRAAAADGFGPFPGAALALMGIVDDALAAMPALAAEDSLKARLAETRGLDAQSGGASVGPHKSDLAVTHLGRGRRAADCSTGEQKALLLAIVLAYARALTEARGHAPLILLDEVAAHLDRARRRALFEAILATGAQAWLTGTDLETFAELGDAARFVAVEEGRLRPLASASPM
- the gyrB gene encoding DNA topoisomerase (ATP-hydrolyzing) subunit B, whose protein sequence is MTPEAQKITNPSPEIPTAAYDADSIKVLKGLDAVRKRPGMYIGDTDDGSGLHHMVYEVVDNAIDEALAGYCDQIFVKLNGNGSVTVSDNGRGIPVDIHKEEGVSAAEVIMTQLHAGGKFDQNSYKVSGGLHGVGVSVVNALSSILDLRIWRDGKEYSMRFRDGDPEAPLAVVGEAKGKRGTEITFTPSTATFTKTEFDIATLEHRLRELAFLNSGVRLTLVDARGVEPKTVELHYEGGIEAFVHYLDRSKTALHTPAIVMKGEREGIVVEAAMEWTDSYHETMLCFTNNIPQRDGGTHLAGFRGALTRQINQYAGDSGIAKKEKVALTGEDAREGLTCVLSVKVPDPKFSSQTKDKLVSSEVRPVVENVINEKLNQWFEEHPGEAKRIVAKVVEAAAAREAARKARELTRRKGALDMASLPGKLADCQERDPALAELFIVEGDSAGGSAKQGRNRKNQAILPLRGKILNVERARFDKMLGSQEIGTLIAALGTGIGTEEFDLSKIRYHKIIIMTDADVDGSHIRTLLLTFFYRQMPELVEKGYLYIAQPPLYRAKRGNSQRYLKDDRELEAYLIDGGLDGAILKLADGSQVAGTDLRERVERASVGRNLMQPLIRKVGSSAVVEQAAIVGALNPQLIPDQAMAAAAATAIAHRLDGLSPVTERGWVGKAETDGGLSFTRRLRGVTEYFLIDGPLIRSAEAHRLDTMAAEFQASFTKPAILVAKDKETPIAGPIELIEAIMELGKRNVAIQRYKGLGEMNPEQLWETTLDPNSRAMLQVRVSHVDEAEEVFSTLMGDLVEPRRDFIQQNALSVANLDV
- a CDS encoding substrate-binding periplasmic protein; amino-acid sequence: MPSASSPWAPATALAFLLGAFSPAAAQQPAAYGCDRPIHLAYAEFGLLYHAGIGIDPDLIEELGQRTGCRFETEVKPRDQTYQGLEAGTVDMTNSGIRTEARREFAYFIPYLGWKNAVVTTPGIAAIATSFDAIVTHADWRIGVVRGYVNGPYYDFRLRIAAAEGRVISYPDQEAVYGALKRGEVQAIVSSALNYDFFMASPADRGTFVLEAFDSAPVLQYNMIFSVKRFTVAQIDAWCRLFEQMRLDGTLARIYRKWLSAEDTEDILQ